The Mercurialis annua linkage group LG8, ddMerAnnu1.2, whole genome shotgun sequence genome window below encodes:
- the LOC126661586 gene encoding BTB/POZ and MATH domain-containing protein 6-like, translating into MYKARKENETKHCALRPPFASQASIALNVIILNWKLIILIEEISWKLRSLPPAHYIFKIENFSLLSDIKAESFTSADFEVGGYKWKLSVYPGGNKKKNGDGYISLYLVLSEFNKITFTKEVNVYFKLFVYDYTRDNYWAVQDGNDKVRRFRGSKREWGFDKLISITDFKDDSNGYLVDDCCMFGAEILVIDNANKGECMSLEVHPKGGSRAEGKSLSLYLRLEDDENGRKLYAEFMLRVRNQFEGKHREWKAQHDFKSKYGWGYPYFISLSDLNDKSKGFIHNNNLIVEVEIQAMTVIKELS; encoded by the exons ATGTACAAGGCTCGAAAAGAAAACGAAACAAAGCACTGCGCTCTTCGTCCCCCATTTGCTTCTCAGGCAAGCA TTGCATTGAATGTAATTATTTTGAATTGGAAACTCATTATACTTATAGAAG AAATAAGTTGGAAACTAAGAAGTCTTCCACCTGCGCACTACATTTTTAAGATTGAAAACTTCTCTTTGCTTTCGGACATAAAAGCTGAGAGCTTCACTTCTGCTGATTTTGAAGTTGGCGGCTATAAATG GAAGTTATCTGTGTATCCGGGaggaaacaagaaaaaaaatggagatGGATACATATCTTTGTATCTAGTTCTGTctgaatttaataaaatcacTTTCACTAAAGAGGTTAACGTTTATTTCAAGCTCTTCGTTTACGATTATACTCGCGACAACTACTGGGCTGTTCAAG ATGGTAATGACAAAGTAAGGCGGTTTCGTGGTAGTAAAAGAGAATGGGGATTCGACAAACTCATTTCCATCACTGATTTCAAAGATGATTCGAATGGATACTTAGTAGATGACTGTTGCATGTTTGGTGCTGAGATTTTGGTCATAGATAATGCTAATAAAGGGGAGTGCAT GAGCCTAGAAGTTCATCCGAAGGGAGGTTCAAGAGCCGAAGGAAAAAGCTTATCCTTATATTTAAGACTAGAGGATGATGAGAATGGAAGAAAGTTGTATGCAGAATTCATGTTACGAGTAAGAAACCAATTTGAGGGAAAACATCGTGAATGGAAAG CTCAACATGATTTCAAATCTAAGTATGGATGGGGTTATCCGTATTTTATATCTCTCAGTGATCTAAATGACAAATCGAAGGGCTTTATACATAACAATAATTTGATAGTCGAAGTAGAAATTCAAGCCATGACCGTGATTAAAGAGCTGTCCTGA